Within the Seriola aureovittata isolate HTS-2021-v1 ecotype China chromosome 24, ASM2101889v1, whole genome shotgun sequence genome, the region AGTATTACGGCATCTAACTACAGCTGTGTAATGACTGTGGTGGAGTGAGGGGTGCAGTATTTCCCTCTGAGCTGTAGTGGAGTCGACTACAAGTTAAAGCAGCGTATGCTTTTCTATATTTGTCAGCCAACTTGTCCATAAGATACACTTTTGATTTGTAGGCCAGACCCCTTATCTTCCGGTCTTATCCCCGCTAACTTTGACAGCTGGACGCAGCTGGACGCAGCTGGACGCAGCTGTTCGCGCGCTCTCATCCATCCAGCCCAGACGCGCCCCCGCTCCCCGGTCACAGCCGCTGCCCAGGGGCTTGGAGACACCAATCAGAACAGCTGGACCGAGGGATGCGCACTTAATTAActtcttcactttgttttcaccGTCCTGTAAGCCCCCTGCCCTCTGTCACGATTCCCACCCAGCGCGGCTCCACGGATTTTCCGTCATCGATTGGTCCCCGACCCGCGCGGAGGAAGTGGTCGGTGGTCTTCCTGGTGACCGCCGTCGCGATGGTTTTGCTGGCTCTGGCCGTTGCTGTCCCGTTACTGCTGCTCCGCACCTCTGAAACCTCCGCCCGTTACTACGAGATGATGGGCACCTGTCGGATGGTGTGCGACCCGTACAGCCCCAAACCGGGAGATGCCACCGCCATGGAGGTGATCCAGAACGTGAACGGTGTCGCTTCGCAGCCGCCAATGGCGCAGGGGAGTCGCGGAGAACCAGGGCGACCGGGTAAACCGGGATCCAGGGGCCCGCCGGGAGAACCAGGACCCCCGGGTCCGAGGGGGCCGCCGGGAGAGCGCGGCGACAGCAAACTCTCCTTCCCCGCGTTAACTGGGGCTGCGGGGGCtgagaacagagaaacagacagtgtGAACTCCACGACCAACAGTTTCAGGATCGCCTTTTACGTCGGTCTCAAGAATCCACATGAGGGATATGAGGTGTTAAGGTTTGACGACGTGATTACAAACTTGGGGAACCACTACGATCCGAGCACCGGGAAGTTCACCTGCCATGTGTCCGGGATCTATTTCTTCACCTACCATGTGCTGATGCGGGGAGGAGACGGCACCAGCATGTGGGCCGACCTGTGCAAAAATGGACAGGTAATATTAAAGATTAATAATAATGAGCAGTGGATCGTCTTATAAGCAAATTCCAGTTTGCAGTTTCACATGTTTGTGAAGGGAACCATTTCACTGATTTACATGAAGAATAatgtgacaacaaacaaactgatttaattcaatttggtttaagataataataattaaaacaagatTGAGCTCATAATCCACACCACATTagcatatatataaaaatgcgCATTTTACGCACAAAAAACGCACGACATCGCCTGAGGCTTGATCCTTTATTCGCCTTAACGCGAGTTATATAACTGCACATTCTTACTATTGGTATCTTTAATGAGTACAAGGTAACATCAGTGATATTTCTGGTCAGATACGAGCGTGTCCGCATGCTCTGTTTGTCAGTGGCGCTCATGCGTAAATCCTGTTTGGATGAGTGTTTCCTCTCAGAcgtttccagctgcagctggatGAGGGGTCAGACATGAGTCTTCACATTAACTCTCATTATAAATGCTGATTTCATTCAAACGCAGATGAGGATTTTggttacatttcattttattctactcCTGAATTTCTACTAGTTTAGAATTAGACAAGTACTCCTTTCACACACCCAATGCTACTCTTGTGGCTGCACCACTGCTGTTTCACTTTGCCCCTCAGGTACACATGATCTTTGCAACTCAGTTTCTATTTCTGTTGCATTCTCCTGTAAACTAGTGCTCACAACAGGAAGTCGTGTGCCATATTTCTCCAGGTTCGGGCCAGTGCCATAGCTCAGGATGCAGACCAGAACTACGACTACGCCAGCAACAGTGCTGTGCTGCACTTGGACTCTGGAGATGAGGTCTATGTCAAACTGGACGGGGGCAAAGCTCACggaggcaacaacaacaagtacaGCACCTTCTCCGGCTTTATCTTGTACCCTTACTAAACACACCACAGCATGTCCATGGACAGTAATCATCACTGAAAATCGTTTGCAGTAAAGTATATGGTCTAATAAGTTTCTCTTCTTTTGAAGGGTGCCATGACACAGCGGTATGTTCTGTTCatctatttatttgtgtttgactTAAGTTCAACTGGAGGTTGCTGTCATCAGTGAATATGTAATATCAGTAATATTTATGTTCCTTTGATTTAAGGTGGAGACTAACTGGCTGCCTACACGCTCAGAGGTCCATAGAGAATagtatgaagtattttgaagcAAATGCATTGAAATTAAGGTTTTGAATGAAGGTCAGAGAAGATGTTTTGACAGT harbors:
- the LOC130165214 gene encoding complement C1q-like protein 2, whose amino-acid sequence is MVLLALAVAVPLLLLRTSETSARYYEMMGTCRMVCDPYSPKPGDATAMEVIQNVNGVASQPPMAQGSRGEPGRPGKPGSRGPPGEPGPPGPRGPPGERGDSKLSFPALTGAAGAENRETDSVNSTTNSFRIAFYVGLKNPHEGYEVLRFDDVITNLGNHYDPSTGKFTCHVSGIYFFTYHVLMRGGDGTSMWADLCKNGQVRASAIAQDADQNYDYASNSAVLHLDSGDEVYVKLDGGKAHGGNNNKYSTFSGFILYPY